The nucleotide sequence ACAATTTTGCACAATTGAATTTACCCCAATCACCACAACTTACATTGTTTAGATATTTCCGTGCATCTTTGTTCAGTATGCCAACAAAATCAGTTGCCAGGAATGATCCAACACCAGTAACCAGAAGCATGTTCAGAACCGGCACACATGCTGTAATAAAGAGCTCCAGGAGGCCCATGATTGTTGTAGCTTAGTTCAACAAGCAGTCACTGTTCCCTGTCCTGAAAAGTAAAACCATCAAACATGCTAAGTGCATCGCAACTAATAATAGTTCTCATGTTTCATGTCGAGAAATGCGTATTTGATCGTCTAAAAGATAAACTTCTAAAATAAAAAACGTTTTTTTTTGCTACAATGATGAGAAAGGACCATTATTGGACCAAATGTCATGTCCATGGTACAGAGATTGCAAATTGtacaactgttttacttctTCCTTGTCTCCAATAATTCTACTACATGCGAAACCAAACAAGTTTTACTTCTTCCTTGTCTCCAAGGATTCTACTACATGCGAAACCAAACAAGAAGAAGGGCGAACTACCAGTCTACCACAAGGAAGAAAAACTAAGGGCTAGAGGATAAATAAACtaagaagttgattttttttttattttttagagaagggtattttttacccggcatctacatccaaccggatatatgcggccatttaaattaggaacttaacCCCGCAAACAACTTAATCTGAAAttcaacccaatctgaaattcgcttctatggagatttgaactcaaaaCCTTAAGGTACTgctcaggtcactgcaaccactaggctacaagAAGTTGATGCAGCGAAGTATCACAAGATTAGCTTTTAAAAAGAGCAGGTAACTGAGATTCTCCCAAAGGAGAAGAACACTACAGGAGCATGTGAAATGAgcttcagagtttcagacttcACATGGTTTCGATCCACCCCTATATCGATATGCTCATCCATGCAAAGTGCAAGATCAAAACAGCTTTGAACTGAGTCAATGCAAAGCGCAAGATCAAAACAACTCCAAGGAGTCAGTCAACTGTACAAAATACTAGAGCTCGACTACCTTATCTCTAAACGACTTACAGAAACAGaatcgggagaatagggaggaaTCCTAAATTCCTAGCCTAATTCATATGGAAACTTAATTTTAACAAACTCTAACATCAACTCCAAGTGCATGCAGCTCATTCGCACAGCCGTGCAGCAAATGCCATCAGTAGCCTGATCTGATCGTCGCCGACGATGGAGCTTGCACTGTACTATACTATTTACTGACAAACTAAACTGTAGCTTACATCTGCCAATCATCTAGCTCTGACTGATGACTGATCGAATGAGCACACTCCAATAGGGAGAGTACTATAGCTTTGACTGAAGAacaatttttcttcttcttcttcttctttttttttttaaaaaaaaaacagatgcaGATAGGAGATAGCAACGCGCGCGGGCACACGTCGGAATCGAGATCTCCTCCGGGATCatgcggccgaggaggaggtcgacgaCGGGAGGAGGGCTTGGAACGCGTACCTTAGCTTCGTTCTTGCTGGCCTGCACGCGCCGCCgcaaaaccgccgccgccgccgccaatgaAGAAGATGGAGGGAGATGAAGAAATTAAAGCGCGCGCTCGCCTTCGATTCCGAGAGAGGAGAAGAGCCACCTGGCCGATACCGGCGGAGctctgcgccggcggcggaggtggcggcggccgacgatTCCGTGGCcgccttttcttctcttcttctccagCTCGGGCTCTCGAGGGTGTGGTTCTGAGGCTTTTCTCACtgaagattatatatatattgctcgTTCGAGTTCAAAGTCGTCGAAGCTTGTCTTGAAGTGTGGGATCGATCTCCGCAGAAACGTGCCGTGTATGCGTGCCGGTGACTCAAGGAGGGTTCGGCTTATCTGATACAGGTGATTATTATCTTGATATCTTGTCATGTTTTGTCTTTTATTAGTATTGATATTGTTGACTTTTTTTCATATGAGGTTTGTCCATTTGCGTCTTATTattactccttccgtttttAGCTAGTCAAAGTTATATTAAGAAAGAGattaaaaaatactatatatatgtaatacGAAGAGAAAATGAGAAACTTAAGTTATTGgactaaaattatattatttagAGACAAAGATAGTAGTACAAAAGAACAATGTAAATACTCTATTTgtccaaaaaaataataattttatcttTAATCATAGGTGTTCAAAAATAAGATAGAGTAAAAAAATTGTCTCTGGTAGCTAAGTGATAGGTAAGGGTGTCCTGAAAGAATAAAATTTATCGATTTACTAGTCAAGGGTAGATTAAAGGGACGAGAgcaaacttattttgggacaaagcgTAGATGCTAAGTtatttttgggacagagagtaCTGtctattttgttgtgacttgttttataattaaatgtattttacatatgacttatattcttattatatattttctttgaataaaatgaatgactAAGTGCTCATTCGAAATGCAAGTTTGAAAAAACATAAGAATATCATTAACACAAAACTATGCTATGAATACATATACAGAACATGAAAACACAAGAATCTTCGAATAGAGATTCATCAAGCAGGATCACAAAGCTACTCAAGCGAACAAAGGAAATATTATTTCATCAATAAACCTTCgaatattttaaattgtataataCTATGATATAGAATTATACATGCTAGGGtgcaaaaatataataatacaacgaactaaaaaaaaagaagtttccAATGGAGAAAGTTTGAATAATACCAGAAACGCTTAGTATCGGACGTCTGACGTATCGTGAAAAATCGGATGGACAAACTACTATCCCCATATCCACTTCATATATCCATTACATGACATAATGatctttaaaatatttttttctcctaaactacttatccaatcGATGATATGATCacactattatattttttataattaaatctttacaacaagatatcacatcatTACATTCCGATGAAAGAAAAGTATATGTTTCAATCCGTTAAAATTTAATGTTTCAGACACGATAGCAATATGTTTCAACACATGTTTTCATtatgtttcataaaaaaattttaaatgttttgataactgaattttttatttcaccatatataaccTAATGTTTCATAAATGACCGAGAAAAAGTATGGGATGTTTACGCCACTACTCTCTCATGCCATTCGATTGGCTTTCTCCCCACACCATACATGTATGCATGTATTTAGTGAtcttaaaaatactttttcttcCAAACTATTTATGCGATGAGTGATTTGATCATACCGTTgaatttgttataattaaatctttacaataagatatcacatgactatattttgatgaaagaaaaacatatgtttcaaacaATAAGAACTTaatgtttcatacgtgatagCAATATGTTTCACCATGTATTCTAattgtgtttcacaaaatttttatatgtttcagaggttgatttttttgtttcaccatgTATAACGTAATGTTGCACCAACGgtcaactgaaacatttgaccgtcctattttttttatatcatcGGGCGTCCGATTTGTAGCTCTCTCCGAATAATACTCACAAGAAGTATAACTACTTTGGCTTTAATGGGCTACAAAGCCTGAACATGTCAAAGCCCAAAACTTCTACCCCGAATCTTTCAGAACCGGCCCAGCCCACGAGCTTAACCCAAAAAGCCCACAACAGCAGGAACCTTCTAGTATTCTCCCGTCCAGCGCATCTGGACCGTCCATACGACAACCGACGGCTGGATTTCCCTGGAAGGCCTTTATATGCGCTTCCAGACGCTACTCGAAGCAGGAAACCCACCACCGAATTCGTCCGTACTCCTCCTCCTGCTTcccctccggcgacggcggcgcagatCTCCGGTAAGCCTCCTCCGTCTCCGTTTCCCGCGTCCGATTGCGTATGTCACAGCGGTTAGCGTAGTAGTGGTAGATTTGATTCGGATTTGGATTGACTGTTCCTCTCTCGGTTGTGATGGATGGATTGATTGATGTTGTATTTTTGCGTGTCttattatctatctatcgatTCTTATCAGGTTGGAAGTTAGGGTGTTCATCTTGACACAAAATCATGCCGAAATCAAACTGTACCGAAGCGAAAATAAGATATGGATTAGCTCTCCTTCCAATTGATTTATCGTTCTGTCAATATTGATCCGAATACGAAAATTTTAAGTGCTGTTATTTTGAAGGTTTCGGAACCGGAATTCGGAATTGCAGTAGCAGTGGATGCCTTTATAAATCAAGTTCTTGTCCTTGGCTTCAAATACTCGATGTGTTTCTTGGCTAATCCTAATCCCTAGCTGCTTGTGTGTTGCGTGTGCAATTTCTGACCCTTTTGTGGTGGTGTATATCAACAGAGAAATCTCTAGCTTTTTCAGCGGCGAAGCGAATCCATGGCCGAGCACCTCGCTTCCATCTTTGGCACGGAGAAGGACCGCGTGAACTGCCCCTTCTACTTCAAGATCGGCGCGTGCCGCCATGGCGACCGATGCTCCCGCCTGCACAACAAGCCGTCGGTCTCGCCGACGCTGCTGCTCTCCAACATGTACCTGCGTCCGGACATGATCACCCCTGGAATTGATGCTCAGGGCAACCCCATCGACCCTGAGAAGATCCAGGCCGACTTCGAGGATTTCTACGAGGACATCTTTGAGGAACTCAGCAAGTACGGCGAGATCGAGAGCCTCCACGTGTGTGACAACTTCGCCGACCACATGATCGGCAATGTGTATGTTCAATTCAGGGAGGAGGATCAGGCCGCCAGAGCGCTGCAGGCGCTGACGGGGCGGTACTACTCCGGCCGTCCTATCATTGTCGAGTTCTCGCCGGTGTCCGATTTCCGGGAGGCCACCTGCCGGCAATATGAAGAGAACAGCTGCAACCGTGGTGGGTACTGCAACTTCATGCACGTCAAGGAGATCGGCAGAGACCTGAGGAAGAGGTTGTTTGGGCACCTGCATAGGTCCCGGAGAAGCCATAGCCATGGCCGGAGCCGCAGCCCGAGCCCGTACCATTACCGGAGGGACTATGATCGGAGGAGCTCATCGCGGTCCAGGGACCACGACGATTACTACCGTGGAGGTAGCCACGATTACTACCGTGGAGGTAGCCGGAGGAGCAGCGAGAGGCACCGCAGCAGCTACGACAGCGatggcagcaggcggcggcacAGGTCCAGGACTAGGAGTCCTGTCAGGGATGGtagcgaggagaggagagctcaAATTGAGCAGTGGAACCGTGAAAGGGAGGCTGCACAAGTGTGATCTCTGGATTAGTTGCTGTTTGCAATGGCCCATGTTTCTCATCTTGTACTGGTAGCCCTAGATTAAATTAGCATCATATCTTATCTTAATGATCTGAGCTTGGATGTACTCGAGATTTTCCTTACTGAACTTGAATTTTCTGTCAGATGCATGTGTTAACTGAACCTATTTGGTGTTAAATTATATTTGTACTGATGGTTGTGTGCTTTCGGTTTTGTTCAGCATTCGGTATGTTTTTGTGCATGTGGTCAGGACTAGCTGAATGGTTGAGTAAATCTCGAGTGATCACGATCCACAATGCATTCCCCATTCGGTAGTATGCTATTGTGCATGTGATCAGGTCTAGCTGCAGTAGAATTTGTTGACTTGTAATGATAATTGCAGCTTGGAGCACCAattgttttttgttttcattCAGAGGTTTCAGCACGTTGCATCTTTTAGCACCTGTTAGTGAGATGAAATGATTTACAGGTGAGATCATTTTAAGTTATCATTCAGATGTAGTAGTTGATCATTCAGACGTTTCAGTATGTTGCATCAGTGCAGGTAAAACTAAGATGCAGGTGGGAAGAGCGACGTACCAGCTatatttctgaattttctgatATTTCGGATCTTTTCATTTGTAACCTCTGAACTTATGTTTCGCATATTTTAGCACCGTGAGTTGTTATGATACACTGCCGAACTACACATCTTCAGCGACTAGGAGCAAGCTAGCAGCGGCCTCGTCCATGATACCAGTATATGTTTCCTACAACTGATTGTTCCACTGATAGGATATATTGCCTATTTCTCATATCTCAGACAACCGAAGAACCCACAAAGAAGACATCTACTGCAAATAACAATCATCTGAACGAAAGAGCTCGATAACAGATgacaggaaaaggaaaaagaaaaatcatgaaCAAAAGGAACATGAGAAAGAAATCAGGGAGCACAAGCATGCACAACAGATTAACAGCACTGCAAATACTGAGCAAGCTGGACATCTGACGAAACATAATGAAATATTTCGTGGATGGCTCAATTAACCAATGAGTTTGTTCCCGCTCACAATTTATCAGCGATTCTCCGCCCAAAAAAGCTACAGGTATAGCAACCCTCTTAGAAACCTAAGAAACCAGGGGTGGGTAAGATGTCAACTTCCTATTACATGAACAAAAAAAGGTAGAAACTAGATGTAGATCAAATCTACATCTTAGCTTCCTTAGCAGCATCCTGGTATTCAGCCTCAGGAGTCTGGTCACcaccactgctgctgctgctgccgccgccactgccgccaccgccaccttgTTGCATGTGCTCTCCAATCTTTGAAACTGCCTTGTTTGCAGCCTCAAGCTTCTGCTTGATCTTCTCCAAATCATCCTCAGCCATTGCTGCTCTTAGATCAGATACAGCAGACTGAATCTCATTGGTGACTTCAGCAGGAACCTTGTCCTTGTACTCACTGACACTCTTCTCAATGCTGTAGATCGTGGTGTCTGCAGAGTTCTTCAGATCAATCAATGATTTCCTTTCCTGATCCTTCTGAGAATGTAGCTCAGCCTCCCTCACCATCTTCTCGATATCACTTTCAGACAAACCGCCTGAAGACTTTATAGTGATTTCTTGCTCTTTGCCAGTGGACTTGTCCTTGGCTGACACCTTGACAATACCATTGGCATCGATGTCGAATGTGACCTCAATCTGAGGCATACCTCTTGGGGCTGGTGGAATACCTTCAAGCTGGAACTCACCAAGAAGCTTGTTGTCTGTGGCCATCTCCCTCTCACCCTGGAGCACCTTGATTCCAACCTGGGTCTGGTTGTCTGCAGCAGTGGAGAAGACCTGACTCTTCTTGGTTGGAATGGTTGTGTTCCGATTAATTAGCCTTGTGAAGATGCCTCCAAGAGTCTCAATACCAAGGGAGAGGGGAGTGACATCCAGCAAAAGGAGCTCCTTCACATCACCCCTCAAGATGCCACCCTGAATGGCAGCTCCCATGGCAACAGCCTCATCAGGATTGACACCCTTGCTTGGTGTCTTGTTGAATATCTGAGAAACAATATCCTGAACCTTTGGCACCCTCGTCATACCACCAACCAGTAGAACCTCATCAATGTCTTTTGCAGATACGCCTGCATCCTTCAGGCAGTTCACACAGGGGATGCGAGTTCTCTCAATGAGAGACTGCACAAGAGACTCGAACTTTGATCTGGTCAAGGTAATATTGAAGTGTTTTGCACCAGTGGCATCAGCAGTAATAAAGGGGAGGTTGATTTCAGTCTGCATGGTTGAGGAAAGCTCGACCTTGGCCTTCTCTGCAGCTTCCCTGAGCCTTTGCAAGGCCAACTTATCCTTGCTCAGATCAATGTTGTCAGACTTCTTAAACTCACTAACCAGGTAGTCAAGCAATGCACCATCAAAGTCCTCACCACCAAGGAAAGTATCTCCATTGGTTGCCTTGACCTGAAAATGGTACAAAAAGTTATGATCAGCACACA is from Oryza sativa Japonica Group chromosome 9, ASM3414082v1 and encodes:
- the LOC9268567 gene encoding splicing factor U2af small subunit A translates to MAEHLASIFGTEKDRVNCPFYFKIGACRHGDRCSRLHNKPSVSPTLLLSNMYLRPDMITPGIDAQGNPIDPEKIQADFEDFYEDIFEELSKYGEIESLHVCDNFADHMIGNVYVQFREEDQAARALQALTGRYYSGRPIIVEFSPVSDFREATCRQYEENSCNRGGYCNFMHVKEIGRDLRKRLFGHLHRSRRSHSHGRSRSPSPYHYRRDYDRRSSSRSRDHDDYYRGGSHDYYRGGSRRSSERHRSSYDSDGSRRRHRSRTRSPVRDGSEERRAQIEQWNREREAAQV
- the LOC9270165 gene encoding heat shock 70 kDa protein, mitochondrial; this translates as MAIGSLIASRLARSTGHALASAASQAPMARHAAASPLLSRLGSVARAFSSKPAAADVIGIDLGTTNSCVSVMEGKTPRVIENAEGARTTPSIVAKNQNGDLLVGITASRQAVTNAQNTVRGSKRLIGRTFDDPQTQKEMKMVPYKIVRGPNGDAWVEMGGQQYSPSQIGAFVLTKMKETAEAFLGKTVSKAVITVPAYFNDAQRQATKDAGRIAGLEVMRIINEPTAAALSYGMNNKEGLIAVFDLGGGTFDVSILEISNGVFEVKATNGDTFLGGEDFDGALLDYLVSEFKKSDNIDLSKDKLALQRLREAAEKAKVELSSTMQTEINLPFITADATGAKHFNITLTRSKFESLVQSLIERTRIPCVNCLKDAGVSAKDIDEVLLVGGMTRVPKVQDIVSQIFNKTPSKGVNPDEAVAMGAAIQGGILRGDVKELLLLDVTPLSLGIETLGGIFTRLINRNTTIPTKKSQVFSTAADNQTQVGIKVLQGEREMATDNKLLGEFQLEGIPPAPRGMPQIEVTFDIDANGIVKVSAKDKSTGKEQEITIKSSGGLSESDIEKMVREAELHSQKDQERKSLIDLKNSADTTIYSIEKSVSEYKDKVPAEVTNEIQSAVSDLRAAMAEDDLEKIKQKLEAANKAVSKIGEHMQQGGGGGSGGGSSSSSGGDQTPEAEYQDAAKEAKM